One genomic window of Manihot esculenta cultivar AM560-2 chromosome 16, M.esculenta_v8, whole genome shotgun sequence includes the following:
- the LOC110604295 gene encoding protein GLUTAMINE DUMPER 5 — translation MRPGRTLTSTATKITSFPPPAITQQRSPWHSPVPYLFGGLAAMLGLIAFALLILACSYWRLSGRLDDNEGGDQRDLESGNEKEGDEGKAGKIYEEKILVIMAGDQKPTFLATPVSSRASSLGEKDAKIENKEEMKTENGDKTKEDIGNHVQTTTAAIASEQLQEEEGHRETQETGQAQEQNH, via the coding sequence ATGAGACCTGGTAGAACCCTCACCTCCACCGCAACAAAAATCACCTCATTTCCACCTCCAGCCATCACGCAACAACGCTCGCCATGGCACTCTCCGGTGCCTTACCTCTTTGGAGGTTTGGCTGCGATGCTGGGCTTGATTGCTTTTGCTTTGTTGATCTTAGCTTGCTCTTATTGGAGACTTTCTGGTCGTTTAGATGATAATGAAGGTGGTGATCAGAGAGATCTTGAAAGTGGTAATGAAAAAGAGGGAGATGAAGGCAAGGCAGGGAAGATATATGAGGAGAAGATTTTAGTGATAATGGCTGGTGATCAGAAGCCAACGTTCTTGGCCACTCCTGTCTCTAGCAGAGCTTCCTCTCTCGGTGAGAAAGATGCCAAGATTGAGAACAAAGAGGAAATGAAGACAGAAAATGGTGATAAAACAAAGGAGGACATTGGTAACCATGTTCAGACGACTACAGCTGCAATAGCATCAGAACAactgcaagaagaagaaggacaTAGAGAGACTCAAGAGACTGGACAAGCTCAGGAACAAAATCATTGA
- the LOC110604294 gene encoding ADP-ribosylation factor 1 has protein sequence MGILFSRMFSSIFGNREARILVLGLDNAGKTTILYRLQMGEVVSTIPTIGFNVETVQYNNIKFQVWDLGGQTSIRPYWRCYFPNTQAVIYVVDSSDTDRIGIAKEEFHAILEEEELKGAVILVFANKQDLPGALDDAAVTEALELHKIKNRQWAIFKTCAVKGEGLFEGFDWLSNTLKSVGS, from the exons ATGGGCATTTTATTCAGTCGAatgttttcttctattttcggCAATAGAGAAGCTCGAATCCTTGTACTAGGCCTCGACAATGCCGGAAAAACAACCATTCTCT ATCGGCTTCAAATGGGCGAGGTAGTCTCCACGATCCCAA CAATTGGATTCAATGTGGAAACTGTACAGTATAACAACATTAAGTTCCAGGTCTGGGATTTGG GTGGGCAGACAAGCATCAG GCCATACTGGAGATGTTATTTCCCAAATACCCAAGCTGTGATTTATGTTGTTGATTCAAGTGATACTGATAGAATTGGAATAGCCAAAGAAGAATTTCATGCAATTTTGGAG GAGGAAGAATTGAAAGGTGCAGTCATACTTGTTTTTGCGAACAAGCAG GACCTCCCCGGTGCTCTTGATGATGCTGCTGTGACTGAGGCCTTGGAGTTGCACAAGATTAAAAATCGCCAATGGGCCATCTTCAAGACGTGTGCTGTTAAGGGTGAAGGCCTCTTTGAGGGCTTCGACTG GTTGAGTAACACTCTCAAGTCAGTGGGCAGCTAA